One window of the Nitrospirota bacterium genome contains the following:
- a CDS encoding 4Fe-4S binding protein codes for MLILDGQIESPDVIIDHSKCDLCANCTRTCPMGVLKIVDRKVARLPNICIGCRNCKVSCSPGAIEVRGQNRIITGAPPIGYAPLNNYPPYTGLSQAKRKLVSDRA; via the coding sequence ATGCTGATCCTCGATGGCCAAATTGAGAGTCCCGACGTAATCATTGACCACTCGAAGTGCGACTTGTGCGCCAACTGTACTCGCACCTGCCCCATGGGCGTCCTCAAGATCGTCGACCGGAAAGTCGCGCGGCTTCCGAACATCTGCATTGGCTGCCGCAATTGCAAGGTGAGTTGCTCGCCCGGCGCCATCGAGGTCAGGGGTCAGAACCGCATCATCACCGGCGCGCCGCCGATCGGATATGCCCCTCTGAACAATTACCCCCCGTACACTGGGTTGTCTCAGGCGAAACGAAAACTCGTTTCCGACAGAGCGTGA
- a CDS encoding nitroreductase family protein, whose protein sequence is MTKRGVVSPSGVILSEAKNLDTAPIQTLRSAQGDAAVLHPYPVEEIGRLIRSRRSVRLYERTPVPEETIRKIIDLAHWAPSGMNAQPWKFVVVRDTEMIDKIRAVTLKGMDLCLKTFTRKEFRWRFLKLLFRIFDPGLFKTMDPRILQGMRSICESKSADTYHKAPVLILILGNKRAQTWLEDCSAATQNLALAAHAMGLGSCWIGFAKFIKYSPNMMKKLRVPRGWTIASVSTLGYPWQGTAYDQPSDRKEPEISWL, encoded by the coding sequence GTGACGAAAAGGGGCGTCGTCTCACCGTCGGGGGTCATTCTGAGCGAAGCGAAGAATCTCGACACCGCACCCATACAGACCCTTCGCTCCGCTCAGGGTGACGCCGCAGTACTCCACCCCTACCCCGTCGAGGAAATCGGGCGCCTCATCCGAAGCCGGCGGAGCGTTCGCCTCTACGAAAGAACGCCCGTTCCCGAAGAAACTATCCGCAAGATCATCGATCTCGCCCACTGGGCGCCGTCCGGCATGAACGCCCAACCGTGGAAGTTTGTCGTCGTCCGCGATACGGAGATGATCGACAAGATCCGGGCCGTTACCCTCAAGGGCATGGACCTCTGCCTGAAAACATTCACGCGAAAAGAGTTTAGGTGGCGATTTCTCAAGCTTCTCTTCAGGATCTTCGATCCCGGACTCTTCAAGACGATGGACCCAAGAATCCTCCAAGGGATGCGCTCAATCTGCGAATCGAAATCGGCCGACACGTATCACAAGGCGCCGGTCCTCATCCTCATTCTGGGAAATAAACGCGCCCAGACTTGGCTGGAGGACTGTTCCGCCGCCACACAGAACCTCGCCCTAGCCGCCCATGCCATGGGCCTCGGGAGCTGCTGGATTGGATTCGCCAAGTTCATCAAGTATTCTCCCAATATGATGAAGAAGCTGCGCGTGCCGCGCGGGTGGACGATCGCTTCGGTGTCCACGCTC
- a CDS encoding AMP-binding protein has translation MNILEWYASVEGGFTFRPIGEGPHGTFGKKRIPGIIDFRIVDDNDRDVPAGVQGEIVSRMKLGPTQVDYLRNPEASKDKTRGGWLRSGDIGHADENGWMFFDHRKGRSLRRQGDFVPTDFVEKVIGELDEVSEVYVYGVPAASGAPGEVDLVAAVSTHDGRTLLPTAIRERCRASLPTNFIPTYVQILSEIPKTPSEKPKDEFLKSTFSPSGPNVHRLA, from the coding sequence TTGAACATTCTGGAATGGTACGCAAGCGTGGAAGGGGGATTCACGTTCCGGCCGATTGGAGAAGGACCGCACGGAACCTTCGGAAAGAAACGCATCCCCGGCATCATCGATTTCCGGATTGTAGATGACAACGATCGCGACGTGCCGGCCGGCGTGCAGGGCGAAATCGTGTCGCGGATGAAGCTCGGGCCGACGCAGGTGGACTACCTGCGCAATCCTGAAGCCTCGAAGGACAAGACCCGCGGAGGATGGCTGAGAAGCGGCGACATCGGGCACGCGGACGAGAACGGCTGGATGTTTTTCGATCATCGGAAGGGCCGAAGCCTTAGGCGGCAGGGCGATTTCGTGCCGACCGATTTCGTTGAGAAAGTCATCGGAGAGCTGGATGAGGTTTCGGAGGTTTACGTCTATGGCGTTCCGGCGGCTTCCGGCGCACCAGGCGAAGTCGATCTCGTGGCAGCCGTTTCCACTCATGATGGCCGCACCCTCCTCCCCACCGCAATTCGAGAGAGATGCAGGGCTTCCCTCCCGACAAACTTCATCCCGACCTACGTCCAAATCCTATCCGAGATTCCGAAGACCCCGTCGGAGAAGCCAAAGGACGAGTTCCTGAAATCCACGTTCAGCCCGTCGGGTCCAAACGTGCACAGGTTGGCCTGA